The following proteins come from a genomic window of Bos mutus isolate GX-2022 chromosome 28, NWIPB_WYAK_1.1, whole genome shotgun sequence:
- the PALD1 gene encoding paladin isoform X2 — MGTTASTAQQTVSASAPFEGLQDGGSMDGRHSLSVHSFQTTGLHNSKAKSIIPNKVAPVVITYNCKEEFQIHDELLKAHYTLGRLSDATPEHYLVQGRYFLVRDVTEKMDTLGTLQSCGAPNFRQVQGGLAVFGMGQPSLSGFRQVLQKLQKDGHRECVIFCVREEPVLFLRAAEDFIPYTPRDKQNLHENLQGLGPGVQAERLELAIRKEIHDFAQLSENKYYVYHNTEDLRGEPHAVAIRGEDDVHVTEEVFKRPLFLQPSYRYHRLPLPEQGAPLEAQFDAFVSVLRETPSLLLLQDAHGPPPALLFSCQTGVGRASLGMVLGTLLLFHRGGTALRPEAAPMKTKPLSMEQLEVVQSFLHMVPEGRRMVEEVDRAIAACAELHDLKEVVLGSQRELEGSRAQGSSSQHGVQQRALQSLERYFYLILFNYYLHEQYPLAFALSFSRWLCVHPELYRLPVILSSAGPVAPKDLIALGSLVADDLVSPDALSTIREMDVANFRRVPRLPIYGMAQPSAKALGSILAYLTDSKRKLQQVVWVNLREEAVLECDGRTHSLRWPGPPMAPDQLENLETQLKAHLTRPPPDADGPQTHRFQTCLTMQEVFSQHHGACPGLTYHRIPVPDFCAPREEDFDWLLGALQAALAKDPGTGFVFSCLSGQGRTTTAMVVAVLAFWHIRGFPEVGEEELVSVPDAKFTKGEFEVVMKVVQLLPDGHRVKREVDAALDTVSETMTPMHYHLREIIICTFRQTFSGPPVLKSQPKLCRCRGNFSQSKAQAQPVETLVWPGVGPRHLHAGQVIRGRPSQPRAAASGC; from the exons ATGGGTACAACAGCCAGCACGGCCCAGCAGACGGTCTCGGCAAGCGCCCCCTTTGAGGGCCTCCAGGACGGTGGCTCGATGGATGGTCGGCACTCACTCAGCGTCCACTCCTTCCAGACCACGGGCTTGCACAACAGTAAGGCCAAGTCCATCATCCCCAACAAGGTGGCCCCCGTCGTGATCAC GTACAACTGCAAGGAGGAGTTCCAGATCCACGATGAGCTGCTGAAAGCCCATTACACCCTGGGCCGGCTCTCTGATGCCACCCCCGAGCACTACCTGGTGCAG GGCCGCTACTTCCTGGTGCGGGATGTTACTGAGAAGATGGACACGCTGGGCACCCTGCAGAGCTGTGGGGCCCCCAACTTCCGGCAGGTGCAGGGCGGGCTCGCTGTGTTCGGCATGGGACAGCCCAGCCTCTCGGGGTTTAGGCAGGTCCTCCAGAAACTCCAGAAGGATGGACACCGG GAATGTGTCATCTTCTGTGTGCGGGAGGAACCCGTGCTGTTTCTGCGAGCTGCTGAGGACTTTATACCCTACACGCCTCGAGACAAGCAGAATCTTCATGAGAACCTCCAGGGCCTTGGACCAGGGGTCCAGGCGGAGCGCTTGGAGCTGGCCATCCGGAAGGAG ATCCACGACTTTGCCCAGCTGAGCGAGAACAAGTACTACGTGTACCACAACACTGAGGACCTGCGGGGGGAGCCCCACGCCGTGGCCATCCGGGGCGAGGACGATGTGCACGTGACTGAGGAGGTGTTTAAGAGGCCCCTCTTCCTGCAGCCCTCCTACAG GTACCACCGTCTGCCCCTGCCAGAGCAAGGGGCCCCCCTGGAAGCCCAGTTCGATGCCTTTGTCAGTGTCCTCCGG GAGACCcccagcctgctgctgctccaAGATGCCCACGGGCCTCCCCCTGCTCTCCTCTTCAGCTGCCAGACGGGTGTGGGCAGGGCCAGCCTGGGCATGGTTCTGGGCACACTCCTCCTGTTTCACCGTGGTGGGACCGCCTTGCGGCCAGA GGCTGCTCCTATGAAGACCAAGCCATTGTCCATGGAGCAGCTCGAGGTGGTCCAGAGCTTTCTCCACATGGTGCCCGAGGGGAGGAGGATGGTGGAAGAG GTGGACAGAGCCATTGCTGCCTGTGCAGAGTTGCACGACCTGAAGGAAGTAGTCCTGGGAAGCCAGAGGGAGCTGGAAGGCAGCCGGGCACAG GGAAGCAGCAGCCAGCACGGTGTCCAGCAGAGGGCGCTTCAGAGCCTGGAGCGGTACTTCTACCTGATCCTGTTTAACTACTATCTCCATgagcag TACCCGCTGGCTTTTGCCCTCAGTTTCAGCCGCTGGCTGTGTGTCCATCCTGAACTGTACCGCCTGCCTGTGATACTAAGCTCAGCGGGGCCTGTGGCCCCCAAGGACCTCATCGCCCTGGGCTCCCTG GTGGCAGATGACCTCGTCTCCCCGGATGCACTCAGCACCATCAGAGAGATGGACGTGGCCAACTTCCGTCGGGTGCCCCGTTTGCCCATCTATGGCATGGCCCAGCCCAGTGCCAAG gccctggggagTATCCTGGCCTACCTGACCGACTCCAAGAGGAAACTGCAGCAAGTCGTGTGGGTCAACCTGAGGGAGGAGGCTGTGCTGGAGTGTGACGGGCGAACCCACAGTCTGCGGTGGCCTGGGCCCCCCATGGCCCCTGACCAGCTGGAG AACCTGGAGACCCAGCTGAAGGCCCACCTGACCAGGCCTCCCCCCGATGCCGACGGCCCGCAGACCCACAGGTTCCAGACATGCCTCACCATGCAGGAGGTCTTCAGCCAGCACCACGGGGCCTGCCCCGGCCTCACCTACCACCGCATCCCCGTCCCAGACTTCTGCGCCCCTCGTGAGGAG GACTTCGACTGGCTGCTGGGGGCCCTGCAGGCCGCCCTTGCCAAGGACCCGGGGACTGGCTTCGTGTTCAGCTGCCTCAGCGGCCAGGGCCGGACCACGACCGCCATGGTGGTGGCTGTGCTTGCCTTCTGGCACATCAGA ggcttccctgaggtGGGCGAGGAAGAGCTCGTGAGCGTGCCTGATGCCAAGTTCACCAAGGGCGAGTTTGAG GTGGtgatgaaggtggtgcagctgctgcCCGATGGGCACCGGGTGAAGAGGGAGGTGGACGCGGCGCTGGACACGGTCAGCGAGACCATGACGCCCATGCACTACCACCTGCGGGAGATCATCATTTGCACCTTCCGCCAG